In the Azospirillum humicireducens genome, GGATGGCACGCTGCAGTTCGGCTATGGGCGCGATGGGCGGCTGGATGTGGGCCGGGCGGAATGGCGCTGGGCCGGCGGCACGCTGCGCGCCGATCCGTTCAAGCTGGCGCCCGCCGCGCCCAAGGGAACCGTCACCCTGCATGCACATGGAATCGACGCGGCCAAGCTGCTGGAGCTGATCGCCGTCGACGGGCTGGAGGCGAGCGGCAGGCTGGCCGGCACCCTGCCGGTGGTCTTCGGCGACGATACGGTGACGCTGAACGGCGGCGTTCTGGAGTCCGCCGCGCCCGGCACCCTGCGCTACGATCCCGCCAACCCGCCCGCGGCGCTGAAGGGGGAGGAGGGAAGTCCCACCGCCATGCTGATGGGGGCGCTCACCGACTTCCGATACGACAGCCTGCGGATCACCATCGACGGGCAGGCAGGCGGCGAGCTCAGCGCCGGCCTGTTCCTGCGCGGCGCCAACCCGTCATTCTACGATGGCTATCCGGTTGCGCTTAACCTTAAGCTGTCCGGGGCGCTCGACCGGATTCTGCGCCAGAACCTCGATGTCTACCGGATCCCGGACACGCTGCGGGACCGCATGAGCGGCTCCGACCAGAAGGACCCCTGATCGCCACCATGGTAACCAAACTTGCACCCACCCATCTTATGGCCGCGCGCCTGACGGCTGCTCTGCTGTTGCCCGTCGCGGCGGCGGCCTGCGCCCCCACGGTCAAGATCGAAGCGCCCGACAAGCCCATCGAGATCAACCTGAACGTCCGCATCGAGCAGGAGGTGCGGGTCAAGCTGGAACGCGATGTCGACGACGCCATCCGCAACGACCCCGCCCTGTTCGGCCTGCCCGCGGAGTCCGTGCCCTCTCCTGCCAAGGGGAAGAAGTGATGACCAGCCTTCCCATCACCCGCCGCCGTTTCAACCGTCTGGCCCTGTCCGCCATGGCCGCGGGGCTGCTGGCCTCGGCGGTTCCGTCGCTCGCCTTCGCGCAGGATGCGCTCGCCGCCGCCAAGGCCGCCGGGCAGATCGGCGAACGTCCGGATGGGTTGGTCGGCGCCGTTCCCGGCGCTCCCGCCTCGGCCCAGGCACTGGCCGAGCAGGTGAATGCCCAGCGTCTCGCCCGCTACCGGGAGATCGCCAAGGGCAACGGCACCGCGCTCGACAAGGTCCAGGCGGTCGCCGGCCAGCAGCTGATCGAACGCACCCCAGCCGGCCAGTTCGTGATGACCGCAGCCGGCCAGTGGCAGCGGAAGTGACCGACGCATCCGCCGTCGCCGACCTGCGCCGCCGTCTGGCCGGCAAGCCCGGCGACGGCGTGCTGCTGGCAGCATTGTTCGCGGCGCTCGACGCACAGGCGCTGGCCGGCACGCCCGAGGAGGCGGTCGCACGGTCCAATTACGGCGAGGCGCTGCGGCGGCAGGGCCGGTTGGCGGAGGCGGAGGCCCATCACCGCAAGGCGCTGGCGTGGCTGCCGGATTTCGGCGGCAACCATTTCAACTGGGGCGTGACCCTGCAGGCGCTGGGCCGCCCGGCGGAGGCGGCGTCGGCGTATGGCGAGGCGGCGCGACTGATGCCCCGCTTCGCCCCGGCACCCTGCAACCAGGGTGTCCTGCTGCGTGAGCTCGGCCGGCTGGGCGAGGCGGAGGCGGTGCTGCGCCGGGCCCTGGAACTCGACCCGATGCTGGTGCCGGCGCGGCTTGCCCTGGCGGCGCTGCACCGCGACCGTGGCGACCTGGACCATGCCGTCGCCGGCTTCCGCGCCTGCCTGTGCCTGCGGCCCGATCTGGCGGAGGGGCAGGCGAACCTCGCCTTGTCCCTGAAGGAGCGGGGGCGGCGTGGCGGAGCGAAGGACAATTCAGCCAGCGTGGCGGGATTCGAGCGTGCCTTGTGCATCGGTTTGCCCGATCCCGGCGGGGTGCTGGCACAGCTGATCCAGCAGCGCCGTCATCTCTGCCGCTGGGACGGGTTGGAGGCGCTGTCGGCACGTCTGGCGGCGCTGGTGCGGGAGGGGCGGAGCCAGCAGGTCCATCCCTGGATCTTCCTCGGCGCAGGGGCGGGGCCGGAGCTGGAGCGGGTCTGTGCCGAACGTTATGCCGCGTGGAAGACCCGAGGCATTGGTCCAGCCTTTCCGAAACGCACCAGCCGCGGCGCAAGGCTGCGCATCGGCTATCTCTCCGCCGACTTCCATGAGCACGCGACGGCGGTGCTGATCGCCGAACTGATCGAGCGGCACGACCGCGGGAGGTTCGAGATCGTCGGCTGCTCCCACGGTCCCGACGATGGCGGACCGCTGCGCCAGCGGCTTGCCGCGGGATTCGACCGCTTCCTCGAGCTGTCCGCCCTGACCGACGAGGCGGCGGCGCAGGCGATCCATGCGGCGGGGATCGACATCCTGGTCGACCTGAAGGGTCATACCCAGGGTGCCCGGCCCGGCATCGCCGTCCGCCGGCCGGCACCGGTGCAGGCGCAATGGCTGGGCTATCCGGGAACGACGGGCAGTGCGGCCTTCGATTATGTGATTGCCGATAAGGTGGTGGCGCCGGCCGACCATCAGCCCTTCTACAGCGAGCGCATCGTCCATCTGCCTGACAGCTATCAGCCAAACGACCGCCAGCGCGCCATCGGACCGGTGCCCAGCCGTGCCGACTGCGGCCTTCCCGCCGACGGCGTGGTGTTTTGTGCCTTCAACGCGCCCTACAAGATCGGGCCGGAGCTGTTCGGCCGCTGGTGCCGCATTCTGCACCGGGTGCCGGGATCGATCCTGTGGCTGCTGGAAGGGCCGGGGGAGGCGGCGGTCAACCTGCGCCGTGCCGCGGCGGAGCGGGGAATCGCGGCGGAGCGGCTGGTCTTCGCCCCGCGGCTGCCCGGCCCCGCCCATCTGGCCCGCCACCGGCTGGCCGATCTGTTCCTCGATTCGAGCCCGGTCGGCGCCCACACCACCGCCGCCGATGCGCTGTGGGCCGGATTGCCGGTGCTGACGGTGCCGGGCCGCTCCTTCGCCGGGCGGGTCGCCGCCAGCCTGCTGCGGGCCGTCGGTCTGCCGGAGTTGGCGGTTCCGGATTGGGAGGCCTATGAAGCGACGGCGCGGCGGCTGGCCGAAACCCCTGCCGAACTGACCGCGTTGAAACGGCGGTTGGAAGAGGCGCGCGCGACCGCCCC is a window encoding:
- a CDS encoding YnbE family lipoprotein → MVTKLAPTHLMAARLTAALLLPVAAAACAPTVKIEAPDKPIEINLNVRIEQEVRVKLERDVDDAIRNDPALFGLPAESVPSPAKGKK
- a CDS encoding YdbL family protein; the protein is MTSLPITRRRFNRLALSAMAAGLLASAVPSLAFAQDALAAAKAAGQIGERPDGLVGAVPGAPASAQALAEQVNAQRLARYREIAKGNGTALDKVQAVAGQQLIERTPAGQFVMTAAGQWQRK
- a CDS encoding tetratricopeptide repeat protein, which encodes MTDASAVADLRRRLAGKPGDGVLLAALFAALDAQALAGTPEEAVARSNYGEALRRQGRLAEAEAHHRKALAWLPDFGGNHFNWGVTLQALGRPAEAASAYGEAARLMPRFAPAPCNQGVLLRELGRLGEAEAVLRRALELDPMLVPARLALAALHRDRGDLDHAVAGFRACLCLRPDLAEGQANLALSLKERGRRGGAKDNSASVAGFERALCIGLPDPGGVLAQLIQQRRHLCRWDGLEALSARLAALVREGRSQQVHPWIFLGAGAGPELERVCAERYAAWKTRGIGPAFPKRTSRGARLRIGYLSADFHEHATAVLIAELIERHDRGRFEIVGCSHGPDDGGPLRQRLAAGFDRFLELSALTDEAAAQAIHAAGIDILVDLKGHTQGARPGIAVRRPAPVQAQWLGYPGTTGSAAFDYVIADKVVAPADHQPFYSERIVHLPDSYQPNDRQRAIGPVPSRADCGLPADGVVFCAFNAPYKIGPELFGRWCRILHRVPGSILWLLEGPGEAAVNLRRAAAERGIAAERLVFAPRLPGPAHLARHRLADLFLDSSPVGAHTTAADALWAGLPVLTVPGRSFAGRVAASLLRAVGLPELAVPDWEAYEATARRLAETPAELTALKRRLEEARATAPLFDTDRFARSIEAAYLAMWDIHAAGGPPRGLEVPSQG